The Nicotiana tomentosiformis chromosome 2, ASM39032v3, whole genome shotgun sequence genome includes the window gatcatggataacaagtaccaagagggtttaAAGGCTTAGAAGccaaacaaattgaagaaaataagtttcgtcgaaagtcgacaagtttggaatgtaataacatgtacttttggggtgatactagggtacttaacatgaaaaggaggttatgttatgagttattttagtcgtatgatagtcttgtattacattttgaagtcaagcgagttgtggaataaaagttggcaaaggtcatgacaagttacattcataatatgctgaatattaggtcaaatgtagcggaGGTTTTATCtaaatatacttggaattacaagATGATACACATATAAAATGGAAGATATACGAGTCTAATTTCTAACgaattaaaccgttcgtcgatacgacattagagtagagagatatttgcagtttcgcgagactgcgcagactgcataggtgacaagtaggtgtgtcactaaagctttttgagcaatacatatTGTGTGTCATATGAGAAatgcctaatttctgtatttaagcttttaaatatcaataaaagctgataaattagtttcctaatagttagaactcacaggACGGTAATCGAAAGCTGTGATTTAAATTTATATCACTTTTAGTGGATTGTTTTATAGTccactcatgttggcctattgtgctgctgatttatggagtttggaaggttAAAGTGCGTGAAAAAATGCCACATGTGATAGGATAGTGTTCTAGTtgctcgtcgttgcaatttcaggctaattgataacttgttgattgggtgtgttatgatATATTTGGGTTTTTTGCTGTATTAAAGGTCCTGCATTGTAGTTAGGTTATTTTTGAATTGCTGATTGTATTTCTCTGgctgttgttgttggtatatggtattggaggaggcccttgttacaggggagatgctacccgaatttacgtaaacgagctactagcttaagtacaaacttagcctttactcagcactgattttgagtgtccttatgctatggtagattgagttgagttatttgaagaGTTGCTTGGAAGGTACTAAGGATTCAATggggttaaggtatgttaagtcactttcttctttcttttggcatgatctaaagtgaAATGAACGTAAAATGATAGCTATTTCATAACGGATCTACTCCTAGCAACTAAGGTtgtccatgttgttctttccttataaagttattctaagcaTATATGTATGATGATTGAATCCTATTGAGGTTCATATTGATGGTATGATGTCCATAGCGTTAATCGAAGGTGCAacgaccttatgtcactccgaaaggtttagACAGTGATTccggttatctcatgacggcccttctggcccattttcccatgatggtgtgataagaaatatacgttacgttggtaatctgttgagtaaggcaccaggtgccagtcgcggccctccgatttgggtcgtgacatgaatgTATGTTAGTTTAGTATGTTGTTGTAGTATTTTGATTTAGTTATAGTAACTTTGTTTAGTACTTGGTTGCTTTCTTGTGATTTGAAGCTTCAAGTTTTGATTTTTGCATTTGCATTCAAGTAATAGAGGAAGATGAAATTTTTTATGTGCATTTTGTATACAGTAGCTATGGATCTATGGTATTGAGTGCTACTTATTTTCAAATCTAATTGTTATGATTTAATGTATTGATAGTCCGATTGGGATTGAAATGTGGATAGAACAAGATCTAGGCAGATTTGtgatttttaatatttatttgagaTGGAATTTGGAGCATAAGATTGAAGAGATTGAAGAAATTGAAGATTGAAAAGTGAAGAACAATTTCTCCACGAAGGTCAATTGTGGAGCCAAAACTAGGGGTGCAAAAGTGCATGAAAAATGTTCTAAGTCGGAAAACTTTGGAGAAAAGTCTGTCCAACTCCACGGTCTTGATCGTCTCCACGAACTACTCTACGATTTTAAAGGGCATCTGAAGCAAAGAATTGTGCAAGTTTTGTCCGGCTCCACGATCTGAATCATGGAGCCATTCAGCCCACGAACCAGGCCACGAACATCATCTTCTCCGCAAACAAAGCCACAACTGGACACCGTAGGAATTAGATTGTTACTTGCATAAGAAATAAAATTACGATGACACCAATTTGGTCACATGTTATTATAGAAGAATGCCAAAGTGATGTCGTGTTTATCACTGCTAATGGATATACAACTATACAAGCGTCAAACCATTTGTTGCTAATTGAATCATGCAACGTGAAGTAAATGCATAATTATGTTAAAGTTCATAAAACTCAAGTAAAGAAGGAATGctttctgaagaagattgaatTGTGTGAAGTTTCTTAGTTGGACCGTCTGACCAATGAGAGAGGAGTTTGAAGTTTACATGCATACAGAATGTATTAAACAAGTCTTTGCCAGAACTGTTGGACATAAAATAAACTGTTGTCATATAGTTTTACAACTACTAAAACCAAAGTATTTTTACTGCCATCATAGAGTTTGCAGTAACTAATaccaaaacacattaaacaagtCTTGCCAGAACACATTAATTGACAAAAACCAACATTTCAATTTTCAACAACCAAGATAAACTGACCAGCTTTGGTTGTTGGAAAAAAATATCTAGCAACAAAGTTAAAGACCTGCAACTACCTACAACAACTAAGATCAACTTTCCCACTTTCTTTTGTCTTGCCACTTCCAATTGATTTTCAGTTACTGCGTCTTTACCTTTGCAAGTGAACTTAGTAGGTGTGTAAGGAAGATCAGTGGGATAACTGACACCAGTATGATCTCCTCTTAAAGAGATCACTCTTGTCCCAGTTGACATCAATTGATTCTGCCTCATCAACAATCTTGTTTGATCTTCAGAAATAATCTTAGTCATTAAAGTAGGGTCACTTTCATGCTCGCTACCATCACCGAAGGGTTCTGTTTGGTGTCTTGGTACTCTAGGTGTAGGCATGAATACAAATTCACTTTCATGTTCACCTTCTTGTGTTGGTTGAGGGGTTGAACAACTAACATCCTCAACATTTCCTTCAGCACCAAcctataattaaaaagaaaaactttTTTTTAAAGAACTACAATTATATAAGAAGAAAAGATAAGTTAAGAAGCAGGTACCTTGCATGTCCTTGAATTGTGGTCCAGTTCACTACAAATGATGCATGTCATTATAGTTCCCCTTCTTGATGCAGCCCACTCTCCTTGTCTCCTGTTAGCCTCATCTTTCTCCCTATTTCTTTTGACTTTTGGCCTTCCAACAGTTTTGGCAAGTGgaggtggttccatagcatgtTCTGGTAATACTTTCCCGAACTTTTCACCTCTAACAGGCATCAACTTGGCCCTATATGTCATTAGGTAAGCTTCTTTGTTGTACCACCAACTAATTTCAGTCATTGGATCCTCTCTCTTGTATTTTAGTGCCATGATGGCATGGGGGCATAGGATGCTAGTCAACTGCTAGGATCTACAAGTACATTTCTTCTCTACTAGGTTCACTCTATGTCTATCATCACCCTCAGAAATCTCATAGCCAGTTTCACCATTGACATGAACAGTACATAAGTTGGCAAC containing:
- the LOC104086017 gene encoding uncharacterized protein yields the protein MALKYKREDPMTEISWWYNKEAYLMTYRAKLMPVRGEKFGKVLPEHAMEPPPLAKTVGRPKVKRNREKDEANRRQGEWAASRRGTIMTCIICSELDHNSRTCKVGAEGNVEDVSCSTPQPTQEGEHESEFVFMPTPRVPRHQTEPFGDGSEHESDPTLMTKIISEDQTRLLMRQNQLMSTGTRVISLRGDHTGVSYPTDLPYTPTKFTCKGKDAVTENQLEVARQKKVGKLILVVVGSCRSLTLLLDIFFQQPKLVSLSWLLKIEMLVFVN